The following DNA comes from Cygnus atratus isolate AKBS03 ecotype Queensland, Australia chromosome 23, CAtr_DNAZoo_HiC_assembly, whole genome shotgun sequence.
AATCCAGATACATAAACACACAGTGCACTCTCACAGGACACCTCCACACTCTGTCACCATGTGCTGCCAATTAGCTGACAACAACACGATTTGTTTTCAGGAATACTGAGCtgataaataacaaaaataggAACCTGAGAAACAGGTCCCGGTGACCTGAATCCcaagcagctcttccagaacAAAACTTTCGGTTGTCCCGAGTCACGCACCCTGTTCCTCTGCTGGCCTTGCAAACCGGAGCAGCTGGGCACCCAACCCACCGGCAACCTCATATCTTACCAAGGCTTCTGCCTCCTCACCAGGCTCATCACAGCCCTCATTACAGTCTATGCTCAGACTGCTTAGTAGGTGAAATAGCACTTGAGCATCCTAATGCACTCCAGGGCATAAGATGGGGCAGGAGTGGGGCAGGGGAAGTACCGTCAGAGCCATGAGGGTCTGGAAATACCAGGAAAAGCACCATTGCTACATCAACCCAGGGAAAACAACCACTGCTATTTGAAAAACAGGTTGCATAACATGAAGGGAAGAGAGGGCAGATAAATGGCAACAGCTACTTCTGATGGTAATGCAAGAAACACCACGCTACAGCCCCCCTCCAGAGACTCACCACTGAGTCCCTGACTGCCCAAACCTCCAGATGCAAGACAGTTGCATGAAGCAACTTCAGCAGGCCAGAGAAACCACTAGCAGCTAATCTGCCTGAAGACAGCAGCAATGCAGGCACTAAGAGATAAGAAGAAATAACCTAAATGTCTCTGACTTCATGCCCCAAAGGACAACTGCAagctgtgccctgcaggagCAAGGGGTATTTAGGGAGTCATCTGGGGAGGCCCCACTGATGCCCGGCTCCAGTGCTCCCACTGCCACACACCAGATCCTGCTAGGATGATCCTGGGAGGAACTGACAGAGGGAAAGGGCTTTAGACGGGGTCCAGAGAAGACACAGCCTTGAAACGAGAGCCCTAACTCAACAGGCTTATTGACAGAGAAATGAAGTGCTGCTCCATGCTACAGATACCGCCTGAGGGAAATCAGACCAAGACGTCCAGAGAGGCCACATGAGCACAAACACAAAGGGAGAGCTAGGCCTTGGGCTAGGCAGTTTCTTAACCTGAAGCAGACCCGTGGGTTCCTGGCATGAGAGGGCATTAGTGTTTTGGCTTTCCTTGCACAGGGAATGGGACACACTGGGGAACCTGGGCAGGAACATCATGGGACTGAAGGAACTGTGCAAGAACAGATCTCCACGTTATTACACGTGGACCGTTCGTTTGTCACCAGAGCTGGCTTGGTGCACCAGCTTGCAGTCCATGGACCACAAACACCAGCTGACAGGAAACCTGAAAGACTTCAAGGTAGAAAAGAAGGATaggaacagaaaacaccaaGAGAGCACCAGCGAGGTCTCTGCAAGGCTGATGGCCCAGCCTGTGGCCAGCAGAAGGTGAGGGTTGGTGGAACAAGGCTCTGTTCCACAGAGACCTGAGCCGGCATTGCCCTCAGCTCCTTTGGCTGCAGCAAGCCATGGGCTGAGCTGGGAGGGGTGACAGCACAGGGAGGAGGTGAGTGGCGAcgtgcagctggggcaggagcctgTGACGTGCACAGCACGTCCCGGTACCACATCGGAGTCTGTGCCGGCAAACCGGTCTGgcaggctgcctgctcccagcagctcccagcagctcccagcagctcccagcagctcccagcagccgTGGGCCAGGTCCAGGCTGCACCTGGGTGGCTGGGTTCTGCTCTGGCTGCCAAAGCAGACCGCACAAGGGAGCTCTCCATGGGGTTAAGAGGGATAAGTGGGATCCTGGCAGGGTGGGGAGAGGCAGCTGGATGGCTGGGGGCTGGGTACTGCACCGGCAGTACTGGGGCTGGGTCTGCTGATGCAGCCAGCACCCACCATGGTACAGGTCTGAACCCAAAACAACTGCACAAGTGCagtggagagcagagcagggcaaagCTGCAGGGCAAAGAGCctggggtgctgagcaggacGTTGCCGAGCCCCACACTTGGCTCTGCAGGCATCAGTGAGAAGAGGGCAGACCTGCCCCCTGCTCTGgcccagcagcctggccccagccccactACTGGTATTTCCAGGCTGGGGTGTGCAGTGCTGGCGGTCCCCACTGCAGGCAGACCCCAAGAGCACACAGGAGCAAAGCAGGAGTGAGCCCAGGGAGGCACCTTGTTGTGCCAGGCTCGCCTCCCTGCCACCTTCCCTAGGCTGGAAGCATGGAGCAGTGAGCGGAGCAGGAAGCAGCCAGCACACGGGGTGTGCTGTGGGCCCAGAGGGAAGCAAGCAAGAGAACGCAATTGAGGAAGCTCATGTCTCAGTTGTGTGCGTCTCAGCCAAAGTCCAAAGCAGGAGGCGCTTAcagagaacaacagaaaaattccAGCGATGTTATCTGCCCCCACAGAACAAGATTAgcccagagggaaaaaaaaaaaaaaaaaaaaaagagaagctgtttTCAAGCTGGGCCAGCCAGCTCAGTGGCTGGAGCACGCCAATGCGGCGGTCAGCCGCTGGCCTGGCTACATCTGCCACCTCAGAAGAAGCACAAAACCCCCCCGTGCCTTGCTCTGGCCTCAGACCTTTGCACCACTTAGCGGCCCTAGTGGGTGCAATGCTGCTGGCGGTGCGCAGTCCTGTGTCGCCATGAGAGCAGACAGGCAGCCGTGCATCCCAGGGTACGTGCAGGGAGCTTGCATGTGAGCCACCTACACGCCTGGCCACAGAGAGGCCAACCatctgcagcagagccatgTGGAGgcacagccttcccctccccagcatctTTGCTGCCAAACCAACAAGTTGAAGGAGAGCCTACTTTCCCTGGAGCTGGCCACCAGCTGCACACATTTGCTCTCAGCATGCACAGTCCGTGCTTCCAGCAGGGCTATCAGGGAGCAGCCTGTCCTTCACCCCCCTTCCTTGGGACATTTGCACTGCTAGCCTCTGCCTAACACCTTCTGCTTTTTACAAAGTGCTTCTATCTAAATGCAGATGAGGAATCACAGGATAATGTAGCACCTGCATTCAGCTCTCCTGGAAGAACCTTTACCACATAGACAGTGGGGAGAGGGAATTTTGGGTTGCTGCTGCATGGCTGCCTAGCCACCAGACCATCATGGTCCATGCCCTGGAGAGAAGCCACACCATGCTCTCTTCGGATCTCTACTTGTTTGAATTCAAATTAAAGTGCTTTTAAGAGACTATAGTTCTTTCATGGCTGACACAGCCACAGTTTGGGATGGAGGGTTTGCCCAGCTCATGCAGTCAGATTCCCCATGTCCTGCTTGGGGCAATGGTGTTTGCCCCCTAGCTTGTCAACATCAGACCCATCTGGAGACAAGCAATAAGCCCTTAGGATAAGATAGGCTCTTATTTTAGGTCTCTAAAATAAGCTGCTGTTGGCCAGTACTCCCTTTTGTCAGAAACTCCTGTGAGACAGAGCTACACTCTGTGTCAAGAAGCTTAATATTTAATTGAACTTCTAAATCTTTGCTTGTTGACATAGTTACTTAAAGACAAATTGGAGAAACTCCATTGGAATTTGCTCCTGGTTCAGTGTTTATAGGACCATTGCTTCAGCTGGATTTCTCAGCTTCAAAGTAGAGTTTTTCAAACCACTGTGATCATCCTTACAAACAAAAGACGACAGCACACAGcattcctttctcctctcccaatTGCCAATAAATGAATCTGCTTGGAAAGCACTATACGTGCAGCAGAAATTCACTAGGATCCTTTCAAGATATGGCACAGAGAACTCTAGAAGCTGAGAGTGAATGTTTCGTTAAATTGGATGTCCCGACATAGTCAAATGTTGAGTAGAAAAGTTTTTAACTCCTTGGcagtgcagggagaggcagtgCACGTGCTCCCCCAGAGAGACCATGTAGGAATTGGACCATGAGGAATCCTTTCaccaaaaatggaaaaacagctaGCAAATTCTGGCACTGTGAGTGGGCAACATGGGATGTGGGCCACCTCAAGTCCAGCAAGATCTGTTTAGCCACGTTGTGCCTGGCTCATGcctgttctttctcttcaggAGGCTGTCACACTGGTAAGGAGCTGGCTATGGCTTGGTGAGCTGTTCTGGCAGCTGCAACCCACTCCTACTGGTATCTTCCTCAGGGACCCTTCCTACTCTCCCTTTTTCGAATTCCTAAAATTTAGATGCCATCTTTGCGTGATTGCAGGGGGTCATGTGAGGATAGAAGGTTCATGGAGAAAGAGATAGGTGGAAGCTGGTTGCCGCCACCCAAATGTTTGGTCCCTGCTCCTGAGAGCACCCAGGAAGACCAAGCTGTGGGAAGCATCCTGaggggctcccagccctgggagctgggCTCAGCACACAGCATACGGCCGGGAGCAGCTCCAATACTTCCCAGAGGCATTGGACATCCTGCACAGGTGATCAGCTGCTATGCTCGGTGACTGTGAACATCCAGAGGTGCTGGGAGAAGGGGAATGAGTAACCCTCCAGAGACAACCTACAGTGTGCACGGGCCAGAGGGTAGGGCAGTGGCATGTGGGCAGCTGCGCACCACAACTGTTTGCATGGTCCTTCATGACTGCATTAGAGAAGCGTGGCAGATGTTATGACTGCCTTGCTGTTTAATAGCTGTCCCTCTTGCACACAATGTTCCCTCGCCATTTTCTGCACCTCAGGGAACTCAGTGCTTGTTCTCATGACTCAGATCTGGCTTTGTCTAACCCAAGGTCCTCCCAAATGCCAGAGTCAACCACCCATGCCTCACACTGCCTTGCCCATGGGAGGTACTGCAAGCCAAAAGAATGCAAGAGGAGCAGCTATTCCGATGCCTGGCATCCTCTGTActttaggggggaaaaaaaatgtttcaggaatCCTTTGTGATTCAGATGAGGAATTAAGTTGTTGTGGAGCTGATTTATTACAGTTACAGCAGCATGAGACAGTTTTACCTGATGAATCTCAACATAGGTCACACCTCTGCAGATTTCCAGCCTTCCACTCcacatttctgctctttgtcCTTCAGTGAGTGGGGGACTGCAAAGGGACTTCTTCCGGATGTTTGTCCTTCAAAGACAAGCTTCGCCCTTAACAGATATTATTTCAAATTGCTTTAGCTTCTATCTGCACACCTCAATTGCTTTGAAACttgcaggagctctgcagagccaaGCATGGAGTTAGACTCCAATCCAAGAATTTTTGAATGATGAGGTTCCTCAGATCCTTCTGTTGACACCCAAATATATGGCTCACATGGTTACTCAAATTGTTCTGCAGTCTCCATGCAAAGGTAAATTACACCCTATAGCAGAGGGTGGGTTCTAAGATGAAATGTATAGTGGAAATTGCTTGGTCAGAGGAAATTCCACAAAATAACCTCTGCCTGGTCTCCATCCATCAGTACCTCCTACATCCTACTTCTAACCACTCCCCACCTCTACCCCCAACCATactttttgagagagagagagagagagagagagatcttgGACTGTAGGTCAGTGACTGGAATTAGCAAGAAACAGTTGCCACAtatgcaaaacatttaaaacattgcaaaataaaagtgttCATGTCTCTGCTTACAAAAAGCTCCTGTCCATGCCACCTCTTGTCCCCAGGGTTTTGGGGACATGCAGATATTGCCACAGTGATATCACTGGAGCTGTGCAGTCAATGCATGATGACAAAGGATAAAATATGGGGAGGGAACATCTTCTATAAGCAAAACCACAAGTAATACAAGCTAGCTGTAAAACAGGCTGCAAGCACCCTCCtaagagtgaaaagaaaattttgcaaTGTTCTGGTGGTCAGATTGCTAAACTGATGCCCACCCACATGGGTGCCTTGACCTGGGACACAAACACACAGGTGGCACTTCCAGATTCCGAGTCATGCAGAGCCAAACTAGTGCCTCTGGAGCAGCAATCTCATTAATTCCCAGACCAGGTAATCCACCCTCCATAACACAGGGCTGATGACACCAGCATAGCCAGACTGGGGAAGTCCCATCTCAGGAAGCCGTGAATGACACACTCCTGGAGGTGGCTTATGTGATGACTTTAAGGCAGAGATGGCCAACCGACAGCCCCCAGGCTGGATCTGATATGCAGGCAGTTTATCTGCTTTCCCGGAAAGGCGAGTCAGTCCATGGACTCATTACAGATGGCAGGGCATGGGGAGATGGAGGAGAGATTGCAAACCTGGGGCTAGACCAAGTCATGTGAAGTGCCATGTAAATACAGCTGCAGTGGTTTGGGTCCTTCATACTTGAGAACTCAGCGTGACAAGGAAACACTGCTTCTTCTGCGCCAAAAAGACTACTGGGCAGCATGAAGCGCATCAAACGGGTCTGTGCTGGTccttgtgaaataaaatattgctggTTAGAGAATGGGAGGTCCTCAAGACACAGAGCACAGGAGGCAGGCAGTGTGGCAGACGCACATCTCTCTACTGCAGTGCCTCCCACACCCATACCCTTCCCTTGCAGGCACTCAGTTCCTCTCAAATCACCACAGGTTATGCCAGTGAAACATCCAGGGGACAACGTAACAAGATAGATCAGACAGCTGATCTCAGAAGCTCCATTTCTggtcaaattattttcagtctggATGAGTTGCTGATCTGGCTTCTCTTTCCAGAAGGAGAAGGGACATGAACCAGTGTGAAGAGGGAATAGATTTTCATGCTTCATGTACAGTAAGCATGCTCTTTCATCTGCCGACCTGTTTCCAAAGTGAATGAGCTATTTACCACCCTTGGGGTCTTCTATAATTCAAATGCAGAGAGCCCCTTCTCCCTGTTACACTTGTACAGGAATTCCTGCCACTGACCAGAACTTGCACACCACACTGCACCACTCCtccaagagagagagaggctttCTTGTCTGGAAAAAATTGCAAAGATGAGGGCAGACACTCCCCTCATGTTTGCTTCTCACCTGGGTGTGCATCTGCATATGAACTCTCAGTCAGACAGGTATATGTACGCGAGCGTGTGTTTAttagcattaaaaatgcatttgtcaaAATCTCTAGAGTTAAAAAACAATCATTACATAATTACATTAAACAATTAAACAACTGATTCATCACTTAGAGGCTCACCAACAACACCTGAAACTCATCCCAGCCACTTAAGAAGGCAGAAGGTgacaaacaaaagcagctccCAGAATGTCCTGGAGGTTAATGGCCCTGTGCTCTGTCCTGGTAAGGGAAGACATTTTCTGTTCCTGGCTGCTTACGTCTACAAGCTGATGGCTTCTAGGCATTATCTGCTctaagctgctgctgctttaaggCGTTTTGATACAGAGATATTCTATACAAGTAACCCTTCAGGTCAGTGCTGTGTGATTAGGCACTCACCCAAGATGCCTAACTTCAGTCCCTTCATGATAGTGTACACTTAGACCTCATTTCTCCAATAatgcagttaaaaacaaacctcttcAGCAACCTTTGAAAAGCTTTGTTGGCACTTTCTTCTGCTCAGTGGGGTCCGTGAGTATAATGAATATGCAGAACACAAAAATGCTACCTAGCTCAATGCAACAGCCCGCTCCAAGTCTCCTAAAAAGTTCTGTATTCTTATTTGAGCCATGATCTGTAACACTGAAGTTAAAGGCTGCACAGgaaagcacacaaacaaaagtGGAATGAAGTTGGGGAAGCAAGTTTAACTTTGCCGTCACCTGCCTTCCAAGTGGGTAACCATGCAACACTAATACCTTCAAGAAAGAATTCTCTGGGTTCtttcagaacacaaaaataaaggggaaaaatcacTACTGTGCTTTTGTACACTACTAGAAAGTGTCATGGCCTGTAGAGAGCACCAGTGTCACTGTAGGTCCATGGTAAAATAATTTGTCTAACATGGGTCTGTGGACAAGCATGTGTGTTCTACTGGGACACAGCAATTAAAAGCTGCACTAACGAGGTAAAGACACTACTGCAGAAAGTTATACTAGCAAATCTCTGCTTGTAACATTCATGTGCTGGTAGCTCTGCTTAGACAATATTGGTGCATACCTGCTAGGAGGACACCGCTGGCAGAGTAATCAACGCACCTAGTCAATGCCGCTAAGTAACTGACCTCAGTCACCTGGGCTGGTAAGGCTGCACCATGTGGTAGCACCCCATTGCTGACCACACAGCCAGAGCTGCCATCAAGCAAGGGTCCTTCTCACAGTAGGCGGCACCCTCCTGCACCAGGGTGCACACTCACAGGGGCCAGTGTGATGCAACCCTCAACAGACATCTGCATGCACATCCTTCGACACGAACAAGAAACACAGCACGGCCACCAAAATGGatccctgcacccccagccagCCACGTGATCAGGTAGAAAGTCTTTGTCAGAGGGAcactggggaagaggaaagcacCGGTGGGGTGATTCCCTCCTGAGAGCTGATCTTACATGGTTGGCAATATTAAAGGCAAACAATGTCCCTGCCCAGGAGACAGGTGAGGACTATGTCAAATGCAAGAGAACACAACACGAGCAAATGCAGTTCAAAATTAATGCTTCACACGAGTGCACCACCATTCCCTACATGCACGGGCTGGGAACAGAAATGACCTGCCTGAGGCTCCACAGCCACCCCAGGCCCACTCCTTACTCCAAAGCACATGAGCCCAGTATTGAACAGGGATGACCCACGTTTTCTGCAGCCTGCGGTCCCTGGAGGAACTGTGGCACCTGCACCACGCTGAGGACTCCCCAGTCCCACCCACCGGGGACTCCGTTGTTCCCATGCTCCCACCCCGCCACTCCACAACCTCTGCCCTTGTTGGTATCAACACGCGACACCAGGATGGCAGCCTGTGGGGGCTGTAACACCAGGCAGCGCGGCTGGATCTTGGCATCCTGTTCAGAGCAGAGCTTGCCTTAAGGCCCCCTTAAGGATTAGGAATCCCCAGCAGAGCACCTGCAGGACGCTGGGCGCTGCTGGGCTGGCGGCCCTGGAGCCCACCCACCCTTTTCCTCCCCAACCTGCCCAAGGAGCCAGCCCCTCGGATCCAAAGGGGGGGGCACCCGAGCAGCGGGGACGTGCCAACTCCGGTGCCCTCCACGCCGGAGGCAGCTggcccccctccctccctcaagTCGCGCCACATCGCGACCGCGGGGCGCTCCGAGCACGGCTCGGCGGAGCTCGGGGAGCCCCACGGCAGCCGCAGCGGCGGCCACGGCGCTGCCCTCCCGCCCCGTCAGGGGctgggcggccccgggccgcgCTCCAATGGGTggcggggggccgggccgggcggcccGCCCCTGCCCGCGCCTCCATAAGAGCGGAGCGCGGCGCCCCGCGCCCGGCGAGCTGAGGCGGTCGAGCGGGCGGTGGCGGAGCGTGGACCCTGCGCAGCCCCAGGTCGCTGCGTACCCGCGCGGGCAGAGCCCGGCTCCccggggcggcagcggggaggCCGCAGCTCGCCTCGCCGGGACGGGGCGGCGCTGTGCCCGCCAACCAGCCGGGGCGAAGGTGGGGGTTGCTCCGGGATCCTCGGTAAGAAGTCTTCTGGGACGGGAGCGGGGAGCGGTGCTGCCCGCGGGAGCCTCGCCCTGAGCCGTGCGTCGCCTTGCAGGGGCCCGGAGCCATGGCTGAGCACATGATGATGTCCATGAGCCACGGCGGCGCTGGGCTGCAGAGCTACCGGATGGGTGTGAGCGGGCTGCAGGGACCACCGCAGCACGGGCAGCATGTGCTGAGGACGCTACCCGCAGCCGGTCAGATGATGCCGTATGGAGGGGCCGGAATGGATGGTGCGATGAGGCCGAGACCCAACCTCAGCGGACAGATGAGCCACCACCAGATGCAGAATGCAATGATGTTCAGTGGCccgagccagcagcagcagtataTGGGGCCAGTGGGCACCCAGCAGCTCATGGCTAGCATGCACCTACAAAAACTCAACACCCAGTACCAGGGTCACCCACTGGGTATGAGCAACGGGCCCATGGGAGCTGGTGCTCAGCAGTACAGAGTGGGGCCAAGCCAGCACCCAGGCATGCAGCACATGCCCTCACCAGCACTGACCTTGAATGTTATGGACACTGATCTCATAGACGAGGAGGTTTTGACATCCCTTGTCCTGGAACTGGGGTTGGACCGGATTCAGGAGCTGCCAGAGCTGTTCTTGGGACAAAACGAGTTCGACTTCATTTCAGACTTTGTTAGCAAACAGCAACCCAGTGCCATCAGCTGTTGAGGAGTTTTGAGCTCCTCCTTGTGTCTTAGTGGTTTTGAGTTTGTTTGTAACTTCCTTCTCCACCTGCcatcctcctcccttcccatgCCTTGCCCTGTCCTGGATTCCTGACCTCCCCAAAGAGACAATCATCGGACACTGGCTTGCAATggattgcttttctcttctgtgtggTTTTTCATTTGGGAGTTCCTGGGGAGGGGGTGTGTACCCCGAACAGAACAGATCAAGAGCTCTTGCTGTAGAGCTGCCTCTAAATGGCATTAACAGGATTTCTGGCTTAGTAGAAATAATGAACTTATGACTTTCCACAACTAGGCTTTGAGCACAGGAAGTGATGGGCAGCTGGCATCCCCGCTGGTAGCTGGATTTGCTGGAGGATTCTCTGGTGCCAGCAAAGTTAAAGGACCCCTGAGAGAGGATTGTCTCCCTGCCTGGTGCATGGTTTGAAACAGTTTCCCCTTGCAAACATGGGTGGGGCTAGATATTTCTTGGGGCTTCTTACTGTGACAGTAAAAAGGTCTTCAGTCTTGTCTGTTCAGCTCAGAAAGGGGGCACTTCCTTCCagcaagctttttttcctaactggctgagaaaaataaactatgCCTTGGGGAAGGGTGTGCATAGGTGCCTGAATGttcatttctgtgaaacttCAGATCTCTGACCCATACAGCTAATCAACTGTAAAATTTACTGAGTGTTTGGGCTGATTTAGGCATAAGGCTTAAAGCTGCAGTCTAGCTCcactttttttccacctctgaaACCAAATAAAGACCATGCAACTGTATATTCCAGATctaatcttatttatttttcctatgattatttatttgcaaaggGCTCCTTTTGTTATTTGGATTTGGGACTGCTGGGAATGATGCATGGAGAGTACTGCAGCTTTAAGATGCTGgcttcaaaaaaagaaagcctgggATAGTTTGCAAGCTGCTCTTCAGGCAGTCACTTCAACGCTAGGTCTTTATGCTGAACACACAGGGCTGTGTAAATCCAACACCCTTCTGAATGTGATAAAGATGACTTGATTCCTAATTCCCTTACTCAGAAAAGGTTAAATGTAAAAGCTAGTGgggttttgtttcctctgctgtctcTTGTTTCCAGGCACTGTGGAAAGCTCCTGTTAACTCCTAGTTGCTGCTGCCCCCTGCTGCTGACAGCTTCTGGCAGCTGTCATTCAACGACCAAGTGAGAATGTACAGAtgaatttgcaaataaaagctgaaacatCTCCAGTGTGCATTTGTTTAGTGCTTGTCTCTGGCACAGGTGCAGTATTGAGCACTGGGGAGaagtggtttgttttcttgttttttgctCTCATCAGTGGGCTGTGAATCCAGTCACTAGTGTTCGCAACCTGACACCTAAGCTGTAAGGGTTGTTTGTAGTTTAATGCTTGAACTAAGTCAGTCCTTCAAGCGTGACTGGGAGGATGAGATGCTCTTCCTCTGTACTGAGGGTAGTTTCCCAATGTGGATGGTGGTTGCCCTGTCgtggtggctgctgcttgcaAGCTGTGCAGTCCTACTCCTGGCTGATCCAAGGTGCCCAGAAAAGAGGATGGTGACTCCTTACGCTTCTCTCAGACCAAGTGCAACTCTAACAGCTGGGTTGCAGCTATGCTAAGagatctctgctgctgttttctatACCACGAAGGCTCTAAAATTCAAGACAGCCTTTGGGATGTCTTATTCCTCCAtagctgagatttttctttctaaagggTTGCTGACCAGTCTTCTTGCAATTCAGGAATATTCCAGGGATATTCTACTGTCTTGTAGAGATGGGGCAGTGGATGCTGTTATTGAAGTGGCTAGATAACTGACCACATTTCAGATTGTCAGATTGCCTGTCACTGTCCCCTGGCCCTGTTCCTTGCACAGCTCAATAGCAAGTGTTAAAGTCTTGTCCTCTCCTTGTAGAAAGCTGTTGGTGATTATGCTTGTGCAAGCTGGAGAGCTGATCAAAAAGTAAATGGCAGGACTTGTGTTGCAAGTGCAGAGAGAACTGCTTGGGCTGTTTAAGACAAAGAAgagctttgctttctcttcacaGAGTTTGCACAGAGGTTGTAGTTAAGTGGCTAGGAGTTGGTGACTGGTTTTACTCTTCAAAGTAAAAGTAGCTGAACCCCCAAATTAACAGGCAAGTTCTAGGCTGTCAGGCGTAGTTGGGGGGCAAGCAGGCTGTGTGATACACTATTGTGGCCTGTAGTGTTACAGCTACAAAGCAGGGAACCGTGTCCACCCCACAGCTGCAGGACTGTCAACTTCAGTATTCTGTGAAGTGGTTTCCCAGGAACAGGAACACATTTCTCTGTAAGAAGTATTTGGCATTTGATGCAATCTGGACAGAGGAACATGTCTGCATATCCTCTTGGCTCTGTCTCTACATCCTGTTGGAAGGCTGTGCAGTACAATGTTGGTTTAAGTCAGAGCACAGGAGCTGAAACTACCAGAGATGCAGAGTGACTGGAGGGTCCCAGTCAGAATTGTCTTGGGAATTTGTCCTAGCAGGCTTAGTTGAGTTTATTTCAGtgtcaagtgttttttttttttttttttttttttttttttttttataaatgcagaTTTCAGAGCAGGAATGAATTCCTCAAGTGTGTTACCTCtgcttttccccaaaatataGTGCTATGGTCAGCCTGTGTGATTTCCTAGACAACTCAGGCCAAAACCATGTATGGTTTCTGCTAGGGGTTTATTGCTAGGTATTTTCACTGGGTTAGACTGGATGCGTCCAGTCATCACCTCCTTCCTAATGCCTTCTTGGTTTAGGTGCAGTTTCAACTACACTTCTTCATGCTGCCTGCTTTGTATGCCTCTGTATGCCACATGACCTGCTGCAGCAGTACGAAGTGCAGCTTGGGCTGCTCTGTTCTCCTTCACCACTCTGCTTGACAGGGAAGTCTGGCCATCCAGGTTTCCTGGCAGGGTGGCTGGCACGGCGCAGTGAGAAGTGCCAGGTGGCATAATGGGGAGACCCAGCTACCTGGGTCTGCAGACTAGTTTCTTGAAGTCATTCGAGATTACCAAAAATGCATCTGTGCTGAACTCTGCCTTTCTCAACAAACTGTCACtgaccagcagcaggcaggagggcagcagggtgaTGCTCCAAAGCACTGATGTCTGTAGGG
Coding sequences within:
- the CITED4 gene encoding cbp/p300-interacting transactivator 4; amino-acid sequence: MAEHMMMSMSHGGAGLQSYRMGVSGLQGPPQHGQHVLRTLPAAGQMMPYGGAGMDGAMRPRPNLSGQMSHHQMQNAMMFSGPSQQQQYMGPVGTQQLMASMHLQKLNTQYQGHPLGMSNGPMGAGAQQYRVGPSQHPGMQHMPSPALTLNVMDTDLIDEEVLTSLVLELGLDRIQELPELFLGQNEFDFISDFVSKQQPSAISC